The following proteins are co-located in the Solidesulfovibrio sp. genome:
- a CDS encoding HPr family phosphocarrier protein encodes MSNETNDADEAAPEGLAVSEDGLALRVRVLNDQGLHARPAAKLAQEAQKFGCDISLALGGEVVDAKSILDILTLAAGQGSELELRATGPEARDALVHLGTLIRNRFR; translated from the coding sequence ATGAGCAACGAGACGAACGACGCGGACGAGGCGGCCCCCGAGGGCCTGGCGGTCAGCGAAGACGGTTTGGCGCTTCGGGTACGGGTTTTAAACGACCAGGGCCTGCACGCCCGGCCGGCGGCCAAACTCGCCCAGGAAGCCCAGAAATTCGGTTGCGACATCTCCCTGGCCCTGGGCGGGGAGGTCGTGGACGCCAAAAGCATCCTCGATATCCTGACCCTGGCCGCCGGCCAGGGCAGTGAATTGGAGCTGCGGGCCACGGGGCCGGAAGCCAGGGACGCCCTGGTGCATCTGGGAACGCTGATCCGCAACCGGTTCCGCTGA